The following is a genomic window from Dryobates pubescens isolate bDryPub1 chromosome 22, bDryPub1.pri, whole genome shotgun sequence.
AGATGGAGCTGGGCCTGGGTGAGGATCTGCCCCCCATGGCCCTGGCACCATTGCCAGGTGTGGGAGGTGCCCCCAGCGTGGGCTGATGCCACCCTCCCTCCACAGGGATCCACGGCGAGGCAGGGGTGCGCAGGATGAAGGTGAGTGGGgggcctgctgccctcccccccaaagcatcctgctgcccagcactgccctcacAGCCCCCactctgccccctcccagctgctgccggCAGATGAAGCGGTGGAGAGGATGGTGGCTCACATGACAGACCCCTCCAACGCCTCCCGCCTGCCCCTCGGCCCTGGTGAGCCTCCCCCCGGCCCTCCgcagcctcccccagctcagggGCCTCATTCTGCTCCCCCCCCTACAGGCTCCTccgtggtgctggtggtgaacAACCTGGGAGGGTTGTCCTACCTGGAGCTGGGCATCGTGGCTGGCGCCGCTGTGCGCTGCCTGGGTGagttggggggcagggggggaggctctggtgtgcccccagggctcagcactgggacctTCAGCAGTGGTTTGGCTGAGGCTGTTGGGGCACCCTCAGTCACTTGGCAGGTGACACTACACTGGCTGGCAGTGTGGACATGCTTGGAGCCTCTGCAGAAgggtctggccaggctggatccatggcaggaggttcaCCAAGGCCAagagctgggtcctgcacttggctcacaaccaccccaggaaggctccaggctgggggcagaggggctggaaactgcctggtgggaaaggagctggcagggggagcagctggaggtgagccagggggtgcccaggtggccaaggaggccaccagcagcctggcctggagcagcaagagtgtggccagcaggagcagggcagggattgtcccctgggctgggcactgcggaggccacagctggaatcctggggtcagttttgggcctctcactgccagaaggacattgaggagctggagcagggcagagaagggcaacgaaggtggggaaggggctggagaagagggctggggaggagcagctgagggagctgggggtgttgagcctggagagaaggaggctgaggggagagctggctctctgcagctccctgcaaggaggctgcagccaggtggaattcaagctcttctcccaagcagaaaGTGctgggacaagaggcagtggcctcaagttgccccaggggaggtttaggttggacataaggagcagtttcttgcccttgagggttgtaaaggcctggcccaggctgcccagggcagtggtggagtccccatccctggatgggtttccaagccctggagctgtggtgctgagggccatggtttggtggtgccctggcagtgctgggggaagggtttggggctcCATGATCTTGAGAGTGTTCTCCAGTCAAAGCCATTCTGTGCCTCCCTGATTCCCTGGCCTCTGGAgagcctttcccccctccctgagcCCCTGCCGTGCCCACAGAGCGCAGAGGCGTCCGCATCGCCCGGGCCCTGCTGGGCTCCTTCATGACGGCCCTGGAGATGGCTGGGGTGtccctcaccctcctcctgGTGGATGAAGAGCTTGTGAGGCTGATTGGTGAGTGCCTGGTGCCCTGGGATGGGGACCTGGCATGCCCTGGGCGTTGGGacatccagcacaggaggtcaaGGGAGTGTCCTGCGCAGCCTGgtgaggaggcagccaggggcccctgagccagcacccagcctcctgtcacctcctcctgctccagatGCCAAGACCACGGCCATGGCTTGGCCcaacctggctgcagcacctgcaaCGAGCCAGAgacaggagctgccagcaccaaAGGAGGGACCAGGGACCGTGCAGCATCAGGCCACCACGGGtacaggcagctggggggggggctcaggggctcAGGTCCCTCAGGGCTCTCACCTTCCCACACCTCagtttccctctctcctctggggGTGGATAAGGGGAGCtatcctccctcctcctgggtGCCACCCTCCTCCTGGGTGCCACCCTCCTCCTGGGTGCCACCCTCCTCCTGGGTGCCCTCCTGTCCTGAGAGATATCCCTTCCTGGGTGCCACCCTCCTGTCCTGGGTGCCATCCTCCTCCTGGGTGCCATCCCCTCCTGGGTGCCCTCCTGTCCTGAGAGATAGCCCATCCTGGGTGCCATCCTCCTGTCCTGGGTGCCATCCTCCTGTCCTGGGTGCCATCCTCCTCCTGGGTGCCATCCCCTCCTGGGTGCCCTCCTGTCCTGAGAGATAGCCCATCCTGGGTGCCATCCTCCTGTCCTGGGTGCCATCCTCCTCCTGGGTGCCATCCCCTCCTGGGTGCCCTCCTGTCCTGAGAGATAGCCCATCCTGGGTGCCATCCTCCTGTCCTGGGTGCCATCCTCCTGTCCTGGGTGCCACCCCCTCCTGGGTGCCACCCCCTCCCGGGTGCCACCCCCTCGTGGCAGGGCCCAGCACGGCAAgggtgcagctggtgctggggagggtgtGCAGCGCCCTGCTCAgcatggaggagcagctgaacgAGCTGGATCGCGCTGCCGGGGACGGGGACTGCGGCCACACGCACGCCCGGGCTGCCCGAGGTGGGTGCTGGCACCTcgggggggtgctgctgggggcttgTGGGGACAGGGTGCCCCAGCTGTCACGTCCCAGGAGTGGGGACTTCCCTGGGACTGCCACTGCCTGGGGAATGGGGGAGACTCCAGGTGTTATctccagctggggagcaggTCCTGTCCCCTCTGAGCCGGCCCTCcctggggggcagagagggtcCCCTCTGAGCCGTCCCTtcctggggggcagagagggtcCCCTCTGAGCCGTCCCTCcctggggggcagagagggtcCCCTCTGAGCCGTCCCTtcctggggggcagagagggtcCCCTCCGAGCCGTCCCTCcctggggggcagagagggtcCCCTCTGAGCCGTCCCTCcctggggggcagagagggtcCCCTCTGAGCCGTCCCTCcctggggggcagagagggtcCCCTCCGAGCCGTCCCTCCCTGGGGGGCTGAGAGGGTCCCCTCCGAGCTGGCCCTCcctggggggcagagagggtcCCCTCCAATAGATCCCTTCCTGAGGGGGTGTCCCCGCAGTCCATACTTCCCTAGGGGACAGGGAACCActgcctcctctgctggccCTCCCTAGGGGCCAGGCTCCTCGCACCCTGGGAGCCACGGCCCCCCAAATCTCCCTGCCTCCAGcggcagctgccccagggcgtTGGAGGGGGCTGGCCCTGCTTGCCCCCAGGCATCCTTAGCTAGCCCTTGGGCAATTAGGTGTTCCCCCAGCTGGCCCCCACGGGGCCGCAGGAAGGTTCCCATCCcgccctcctcctccatccctgcagccatccagGAGTGGCTGCGTGCGGGGCCGCCGccggcagccccagcccagctcctctccgCCCTGGCTgacctgctgctggagaagatggGTGGCTCCTCTGGTGTGGtgagtgcaggggggctggTTTGTCACCCTGGGGGGCCCCACTcgtgccccttcccccccacctcccaacCGCGGGGTGGTGCCTGTGTCCCCGCAGCTCTACGGGCTGTTCCTGACGGCAGCCGCCCGGCCCCTGCTCCGCCGCAGCGACCTCCCGGCGTGGGCCGATGCCATGGATGCTGGCATCCAAGCCATGCAGAAGTGAGTGACGCgggacccccccccacccccaccctggggACCTGCCTGGGCCCCCCCAAATCCTCTGCAGGGTCCTAGCAAGCCCATCCCTGCCTCAACCCCACGCAGGTACGGCGGAGCCGCGCCGGGGGACAGGACGATGGTGAGTGCCGGTGGCCTGGGGCACGCCAGGCAGCGCCACCCCGGTGCCCACAGGCCCTGGTGGCCGCCAGCTGGGCCACAGCCACGGTTCTCAGCCCTTGTGCCCATCTGTCCCAGCTGGACtcgctgtgtgctgcagcacaggctctgcacgCCCTGCGCAGCCCTGGGGCCGAGCTGCTCCCGGTGCTTTCCGCTGCTGTGCAGGTactggcaggggggcaggggacgTCTGGGAAGGGGGCTGGCATCTGCACGTCCCTGGGGAcaagcagggccacctccctctgcagtgccctggggcagctgccacTGGATGCAAGAGAGAGTTGGGAGCTGTGTGAGGAGGGTGTGAGGAGCCTGTCCCCTAGGGAGGGACACCtgaggaggggttggtctcctgtGCCCTAGGAAAGCAGGGACTGTGGGGACAATCCTCCCTCAGGAAGGGAGGGCTTGGAGGGGACCCTGTCCCTCAGGAAGGGAGGGCTTGGAGGGGACCCTGTCCCTCAGGAAGGGATGGCCTGAAGGGGATAGCTGAGGAGGGGACCCTGTCCCTTAGGAAGGGATGGCTTGGAGGGGATAGCTGAGGAGGGGACCCTGTCCCTCAGGAAGGGATGGCTTGGaggggagagctgaggaggggacCCTGTCCCTCAGGAAGGGAGGGCTTGGAGGGGATAGCTGAGGAGGGGACCCTGTCCCTTAGGAAGGGATGGCTTGGAGGGGATAGCTGAGGAGGGGACCCTGTCCCTCAGGAAGGGAGGGCTTGGAGGGGATAGCTGAGGAGGGGACCCTGTCCCTTAGGAAGGGATGGCTTGGAGGGGATAGCTGAGGAGGGGACCCTGTCCCTCAGGAGGGGATGGCTTGGAGGGGATAGCTGAGGAGGGGACCCTGTCCCTTAGGAGGGGATGGCTTGGaggggagagctgaggaggggacCCTGTCCCTTAGGAGGGGATGGCTTGGAGGGGATAGCTGAGGAGGGGACCCTGTCCCTTAGGAAGGGATGGCTTGGaggggagagctgaggaggggacTCTGTCCCTTAGGAGGGGATGGCTTGGaggggagagctgaggaggggacTCTGTCCCTTAGGAAGGGATGGCTTGGAGGGGATAGCTGAGGAGGGGACCCTGTCCCTTAGGAGGGGATGGCTTGGaggggagagctgaggaggggacTCTGTCCCTTAGGAAGGGATGGCTTGGaggggagagctgaggaggggacCCTGTCCCTTAGGAAGGGACAGCTGAAGGGAGTCTGTCCCCCATGAGAAAACAACTCAGGCTCCCCCATTCCCCGAGCAGTGCCAATCCCAGGCAAGTCCCCACTCCTGGGAGGTGCCAGCTGGGGTaccctctgcccccccagcccccatccCATGTCCCCCCAGCTGTGCTAacaccaggctgggagggatgaACTGGGGGTGGGGATCACCGTGCCGgttgcccaggctgctcctggcaccTCTCCTGGGGTTGCTttgtccctctccatccttgtcTGTTTTTTGTCCCCACCCCCTGGCAgagtgcagaggcagcagcagaggccaccAGGACcatggaggctggagcaggcagagccagttacatcagctcagcccagctgctgcagcctgacccCGGGGCTGTGGCAGCGGCAGGGGTGCTGCGAGCggtgctggaggggctgcagggctgagggcagcagggcatcACCTCCAGAAGCCAGGAAGGGCCTTGAGAGTAACCCCCCATGGGCCCCAAATAAACCTTTGTGGTCACCCAAAGCTGGCCTGGAGCATCCATCCCCCTGAGAGGGTGGTGGGGCTGTACCCAGCTCCTCCAGGATGTGTCCCCCCACCCAAGGGGCACAGCAGTAGAGAGgtgcagctggtgctgtgctcctgggggagggaggaaggaagctgctggggtggcCACCAGCCCTCCTCAcgaggtgctgggaggggaagcCACAGGGCTCATGAGGTCCCAGGCACagggtgggggtgaggagagggtTGGTGCCTTGCtgcaaggacactgaggagctggagcagggccagagaagggcaaccaagctggggaaggggctggagaagagggctggggaggagcagctgagggagctgggggtgttgagcctggagcaaaggaggctgaggggagagctcctggctctctgcagctccctgcaaggagcttggagccattgAGAGAatcaagagctgagggacaacaggctgggggggaaaccttctggctctttccaggtgggggttggtctctgttCCCAAGGaccaagaggcaatggcctcaggatgccccaggggaggtttgggttggccatgaggaacaatttcctgcCCTTgagggttgccaaggcctggcccaggctgcccagggcagtggtggagtccccatgcctggaagggCTTCGgagccctggagaggtggtgctgagggccatggcttggtgctgccctggcagtgctgggttggaccttcaaggtcccttccaaccaaaactaatCTATGAAAGGGACAAAGAGGAAGCAGGGGACAGGGTGGAGCAGACAAAGAGCCAGCAAGGACAATGCAGATCCTCAGAGGTGACACAAACCCCAGGacctgctccccaggcacccactgctgccaccccagctcctgggacccccacccctcttGACCCCAAGAAGGTGGGTACAGAAACATTGCAGAAGGCAGCATTTATTACAAGTCCATGAGGGTCCCAGGGAGACCCCTTGGCTGGTCCCACACCCCTGGGGGTGGAggaagtggcagcagcagctcagggaagggcaaggcatggtggtgctgcctgctctggtggcTTCTGACCCAGGGAGGCTCTtgacagctctggctgcagccttgaAGGGTGCAGGGAGGGCTTGGCACAGCTGGATGGGACAGAGCTGGCACGTGGAGGTctgaggacaggggcagcaGCATCAGAAATAGAAATGCAGAAGCATCAGAGAAATCTcgtggccagcagcagtggggaagtgattgcccaggggcactgggcactgctgaggccacagctggaatcctgaGGTCAGTTGTGGGCCTCTCACTGCCAGAAGggcattgaggagctggagcagggccagagaagggcaaccaggctggggaaggggctggagaagagggctggggaggagcagctgagggagctgggggtgttgagccctggagcagaggaggctgaggggagaccttctggctccctgcagctccctgcaaggaggctggagccaggtgggggttgggctcttgtgccaaggagcaagtgacagcacaagagggaatGTCCTGGAGCTGAgattcaggttggccatgaggaacagtttcttgcccttaagggttgtcaaggcctggcccaggctgcccagggcagtgctggaggctccatccctggaggggcttcaag
Proteins encoded in this region:
- the TKFC gene encoding triokinase/FMN cyclase codes for the protein MEVSKKLINSVASCADDSLAGLVACNPGLQLLRGHRVVLRSDLAAIRGRVALLSGGGSGHEPAHAGYVGQGMLTGVVAGAVFTSPAVGSILAAVRAVTQAGAAGTLLIVKNYTGDRLNFGLALERARAEGADVRMVVVGDDSAFAAPKKAGRRGLCGTILVHKVAGALAEAGASLNEIFEKVSAVTKAMGTLGLSLSPCSVPGSKPTFQLAEDEMELGLGIHGEAGVRRMKLLPADEAVERMVAHMTDPSNASRLPLGPGSSVVLVVNNLGGLSYLELGIVAGAAVRCLERRGVRIARALLGSFMTALEMAGVSLTLLLVDEELVRLIDAKTTAMAWPNLAAAPATSQRQELPAPKEGPGTVQHQATTGPSTARVQLVLGRVCSALLSMEEQLNELDRAAGDGDCGHTHARAARAIQEWLRAGPPPAAPAQLLSALADLLLEKMGGSSGVLYGLFLTAAARPLLRRSDLPAWADAMDAGIQAMQKYGGAAPGDRTMLDSLCAAAQALHALRSPGAELLPVLSAAVQSAEAAAEATRTMEAGAGRASYISSAQLLQPDPGAVAAAGVLRAVLEGLQG